A genome region from Sphingobacteriaceae bacterium GW460-11-11-14-LB5 includes the following:
- a CDS encoding dipeptide epimerase, with protein MKITHTEIYRFSIPMEPFVIATGTMHFAQNVLIRIYTDAGIHGIGECSAFPMIVGETQETCIAMAKDFAAILKGKDPLDIPERMNDLLGYADHNHTIKSAFDMALFDIAAKNAKLPLYKFLGGTKRSIETDMTIGIDTPAGMATTALKYKSQGCRILKIKLGKKVHDDIERVKHIREAVGEDLILRLDANQGWSFDDALFALGELAQYNIEFCEQPMRTWYDDQLPELNVNSPIKLMADESCYNHHDARKLINSQSTTYLNIKFSKSGGILEAQKIHEEALQRGVKCMIGSMLETRIALSANLHFALASPNVEFFDLDTALLGHLVDPVVGGLTYNGYFLDVPEEIGIGAEADEFFLEKCESWTV; from the coding sequence ATGAAAATCACCCATACCGAAATATACCGCTTTAGCATCCCCATGGAACCTTTTGTGATTGCAACCGGAACCATGCATTTTGCCCAGAATGTATTGATCAGGATTTACACTGATGCTGGCATTCACGGCATTGGAGAGTGTTCCGCTTTCCCGATGATTGTTGGTGAAACGCAGGAAACCTGTATTGCCATGGCTAAAGATTTCGCCGCCATTTTAAAGGGCAAAGATCCGTTAGATATTCCTGAACGGATGAACGATTTATTGGGTTATGCAGATCATAACCATACCATTAAAAGCGCTTTTGATATGGCATTATTCGATATTGCAGCGAAAAACGCCAAATTACCACTGTATAAATTTCTCGGCGGAACCAAACGCAGCATTGAAACCGATATGACCATTGGTATCGACACGCCAGCGGGAATGGCTACAACAGCTTTAAAATATAAGAGCCAGGGTTGCCGCATATTAAAGATTAAGCTGGGTAAAAAAGTACATGATGATATCGAAAGGGTAAAACATATCCGCGAAGCGGTTGGTGAAGATTTGATTTTACGCCTGGATGCCAATCAGGGCTGGAGTTTTGATGATGCTTTATTTGCTTTAGGCGAATTAGCGCAGTACAACATTGAGTTTTGCGAACAACCCATGCGAACCTGGTACGATGATCAATTACCAGAACTGAATGTAAATTCGCCGATTAAACTAATGGCCGATGAAAGCTGTTACAACCATCACGATGCCCGAAAATTGATCAATAGCCAATCAACAACTTATTTAAACATTAAATTTTCGAAATCTGGGGGCATTTTAGAAGCGCAAAAAATCCATGAAGAAGCTTTGCAACGAGGCGTAAAATGCATGATCGGTAGCATGCTCGAAACCCGCATTGCATTAAGTGCCAACTTACATTTTGCATTGGCCAGTCCTAATGTTGAGTTTTTTGACTTAGATACGGCACTATTGGGGCACCTGGTCGACCCTGTGGTGGGTGGCTTAACTTATAACGGTTACTTTCTTGATGTTCCCGAAGAAATTGGTATTGGTGCCGAGGCAGATGAGTTTTTCCTAGAGAAATGTGAAAGCTGGACGGTTTAG
- a CDS encoding glycoside hydrolase, whose amino-acid sequence MPPEKRTPINKSPVARKPAARKPVARKPGANKKKKGALSVQLKLVIAALLLVLLSPFYYGYVLRSFVATWRWVKDWGQDPNYRTYESFNIKIPKKYTVHGIDVSYYQGKINWQKVKEMKEDEVSIRFAFIKATEGLMLVDPYFQRNWREAPKAGIICGAYHFFRPKKDGKTQAKFFLQVVNIEKGDLPPVVDIESLDGVSPLKMRAELSDFLNYVEMKTKVRPIVYTGLKFYEDYLVDHFEDYPLWIAHYYQPKLRMDKSRWKFWQHSDKAKINGIGHVVDFNAFNGDSLALDRLLVH is encoded by the coding sequence ATGCCGCCAGAGAAAAGAACCCCGATAAACAAAAGCCCAGTTGCCAGAAAACCTGCTGCAAGGAAACCTGTAGCCAGAAAACCTGGTGCAAACAAGAAAAAGAAAGGTGCGCTTTCCGTTCAGCTTAAATTGGTTATTGCTGCTTTATTGTTGGTTTTGCTCTCTCCATTTTATTATGGTTATGTATTAAGAAGTTTTGTGGCTACCTGGCGCTGGGTTAAAGATTGGGGGCAAGACCCCAATTACAGAACTTACGAAAGTTTTAATATCAAGATCCCCAAAAAATATACGGTTCACGGAATCGATGTTTCGTATTACCAGGGCAAAATAAACTGGCAAAAAGTAAAAGAAATGAAAGAGGATGAGGTCAGCATCCGTTTTGCCTTTATCAAAGCCACAGAAGGATTAATGTTAGTTGATCCCTATTTTCAACGCAACTGGCGTGAAGCGCCAAAAGCAGGGATTATATGTGGTGCTTATCATTTCTTCCGACCCAAAAAGGATGGTAAAACGCAGGCTAAATTTTTCTTGCAGGTGGTTAATATAGAGAAAGGGGATTTACCGCCTGTTGTGGACATTGAATCTCTTGATGGCGTTTCGCCACTAAAAATGAGGGCAGAACTTTCTGATTTTCTCAATTATGTAGAAATGAAAACCAAAGTCAGGCCGATTGTTTATACCGGACTTAAATTTTATGAAGATTATTTAGTCGATCATTTTGAAGATTATCCTTTGTGGATCGCCCATTATTATCAACCAAAGTTAAGAATGGATAAAAGCCGCTGGAAATTTTGGCAGCATTCTGATAAAGCTAAAATTAATGGTATTGGTCATGTAGTCGATTTTAATGCCTTTAACGGCGATAGTTTGGCGTTGGATAGGTTATTAGTTCATTAG
- a CDS encoding MFS transporter codes for MFKLIFDTYKTSFSGLSRETWLLSIVMMFNRCGSMAVPFMGLYVTQSLHRSEMDAGLIITLFGVGSILGSATGGKLTDMIGFRPVQILSSIIGGLLFMLFSTITHFSTLCILAVVISFFSEAFRPANFTAVAHYAAEGTITRSYSLNRLAVNIGWSVGISLAGIIASINYKLLFIVEGAVSIVVGLLILSFLPQVKDFIKKAKENASNMVIMKPWRDIFYVKFILLTTVFITCAFLMFRVVPVFFKEQWHIDEFAIGIIIGINGVVIALFEMIMINKIEAKKSPMFFIIIGAVLFSVSYIMLSAPVSFHIVAAALTIVVFTCGEMFSLPFINTIVISRSNEHNRGLYAAGYTLSWSCAQVVGPLFGFFIAKNLGYNWLWLGLACMLLLCAWGFNTLNKKQAKTVLQTSKVQLEIE; via the coding sequence ATGTTCAAACTTATTTTCGACACTTATAAAACATCATTTAGCGGATTAAGCAGAGAAACCTGGCTTTTGAGCATTGTAATGATGTTTAACCGATGTGGTAGTATGGCCGTTCCGTTTATGGGCTTATACGTTACCCAAAGTTTACATCGATCGGAAATGGATGCGGGTTTGATCATCACCTTATTTGGTGTAGGTTCGATCCTTGGATCGGCAACAGGTGGAAAGCTGACCGATATGATTGGTTTTCGCCCGGTGCAAATTCTATCGTCAATTATTGGCGGTTTGCTTTTCATGCTTTTTTCTACGATCACCCACTTTTCTACATTATGTATTTTAGCCGTAGTCATCAGCTTTTTTTCTGAGGCATTCCGTCCGGCAAATTTTACAGCAGTTGCCCATTATGCCGCAGAAGGAACCATAACCAGGTCGTACTCCTTAAACAGATTGGCCGTCAATATAGGTTGGTCGGTAGGAATCAGTTTGGCAGGTATTATTGCCTCCATAAATTACAAACTTCTATTCATTGTTGAGGGAGCTGTAAGCATTGTAGTTGGTTTATTAATCCTGTCGTTTTTGCCACAGGTGAAAGATTTTATCAAAAAAGCCAAAGAAAATGCCAGTAACATGGTGATTATGAAACCATGGAGAGACATTTTTTATGTAAAATTTATCCTGCTCACTACGGTTTTTATTACCTGTGCTTTTTTAATGTTCAGGGTTGTGCCAGTGTTTTTTAAAGAGCAATGGCACATTGATGAATTTGCCATTGGTATTATTATTGGGATTAATGGAGTAGTGATTGCCTTATTCGAAATGATCATGATTAACAAGATTGAAGCCAAAAAATCTCCCATGTTTTTCATCATCATAGGGGCAGTTTTATTTTCGGTCTCTTATATCATGTTGAGTGCTCCGGTGAGTTTTCACATCGTTGCTGCTGCACTTACCATTGTTGTTTTTACCTGTGGGGAAATGTTCTCCTTACCCTTTATCAATACGATCGTGATCAGCAGAAGCAATGAGCATAACAGGGGGTTATATGCGGCAGGTTATACGTTGAGCTGGTCGTGCGCACAAGTAGTCGGACCATTATTCGGATTCTTCATCGCCAAAAACTTAGGTTACAACTGGCTTTGGCTAGGGCTGGCCTGTATGCTTTTATTGTGTGCCTGGGGATTTAATACCCTGAATAAAAAGCAGGCGAAAACTGTTTTGCAAACCAGTAAAGTTCAGCTGGAAATTGAATAA
- a CDS encoding arabinan endo-1,5-alpha-L-arabinosidase, with protein MKYLFSSLLLLSGLASFAQDTKTINQSGNPIFQGWYADPDAAIFNNKYWVYPTYSARYKEQVFLDAFSSDDLVKWKKHPHILDTAAVKWANKAMWAPAIVQKDKKYYLFFGANDIQSDKEIGGIGVAVADKPEGPYKDHIGKPLVDKFHNGAQPIDQFVFKDKDGQYYLIYGGWKHCNIAKLNQDFTGFLPFEDGTTFKEITPDNYVEGPYMFIRNGKYYFMWSEGGWTGPDYSVAYAVGDSPFGPFKRIGKILKQDAAIATGAGHHSVIINEKKGKYYIVYHRRPLTETDGNHRVTCIDEMKFDADGNILPVKITNEGVKAQKVK; from the coding sequence ATGAAATACCTATTCTCATCTCTTTTACTTTTATCCGGACTCGCTTCTTTTGCTCAGGATACTAAAACGATTAACCAATCTGGAAATCCAATTTTTCAAGGTTGGTATGCAGATCCAGATGCTGCTATTTTTAACAATAAATATTGGGTTTACCCCACTTATTCGGCCAGGTATAAGGAACAGGTTTTTTTAGATGCCTTTTCATCAGATGATTTGGTGAAATGGAAAAAACACCCGCATATTTTAGATACGGCTGCTGTAAAATGGGCCAATAAAGCGATGTGGGCTCCTGCAATTGTTCAAAAAGACAAAAAATATTACCTGTTTTTTGGCGCCAATGATATTCAAAGCGACAAAGAAATTGGCGGAATTGGCGTAGCTGTTGCCGATAAACCAGAAGGACCATACAAAGATCACATCGGGAAACCTTTGGTAGATAAATTTCATAACGGTGCCCAACCTATTGATCAGTTTGTGTTTAAAGATAAAGATGGTCAGTATTATTTAATTTATGGAGGCTGGAAACATTGTAATATTGCCAAATTAAATCAAGATTTTACAGGCTTTTTGCCTTTTGAAGATGGTACGACCTTTAAAGAAATTACACCTGATAATTATGTAGAAGGACCTTATATGTTCATCCGGAATGGTAAATATTATTTCATGTGGAGCGAAGGCGGCTGGACTGGTCCGGATTATTCTGTAGCTTATGCCGTGGGCGATTCGCCATTTGGCCCGTTTAAAAGGATCGGAAAAATATTAAAGCAGGATGCCGCTATTGCTACCGGCGCGGGCCATCATTCGGTTATCATTAACGAGAAAAAAGGAAAGTATTATATCGTTTATCACCGTCGCCCCTTAACCGAAACAGATGGAAACCACCGTGTTACCTGTATTGATGAGATGAAATTTGATGCAGATGGCAATATTCTCCCTGTAAAAATTACAAACGAAGGGGTAAAAGCCCAGAAAGTAAAATAA
- a CDS encoding peptidase dimerization domain protein, with translation MQEIKNYVETHKQRFLDELFELLRFPSVSADPKYKGDVLKTADYVAQKLKDAGADQVEICPTAGYPIVYGEKIIDASLPTVLIYGHYDVQPADPLELWHTPPFEPTVRDGKIYARGACDDKGQFYMHVKAFELMMQTNTLACNVKFMIEGEEEVGSANLGIFVKANAERLKADVVLISDTSMISMEHPSIETGLRGLAYMEVEVVGPNRDLHSGVYGGAVANPATILCKMIASLHDENNHITIPAFYDKVLELTDEEKKALNSAPYDEAEYKKDLDIEEVWGEKGYSTLERTGTRPTLEVNGIWSGYIGEGAKTVLPSKANAKISMRLVPHQSSEEIAEIFTKHFESIAPKNVKVKVTPHHGGEPVVTPTDSIAYQAAEKAIEDSFGKKAIPTRGGGSIPIVALFEDVLGIKSVLFGFGLDSDALHSPNEKYDIYNYYKGIETLPLFHKYFAELSK, from the coding sequence ATGCAAGAGATTAAAAATTATGTAGAAACGCACAAACAACGTTTTTTAGATGAGTTGTTTGAGTTGTTGCGTTTTCCATCGGTTAGTGCTGATCCGAAATACAAAGGCGATGTTTTAAAAACAGCTGATTATGTTGCGCAGAAATTAAAAGATGCAGGAGCTGATCAGGTAGAAATTTGCCCAACAGCAGGATATCCTATCGTTTACGGCGAAAAAATTATAGATGCTTCTTTACCAACCGTTTTAATATATGGCCATTACGATGTTCAACCTGCAGATCCATTAGAACTTTGGCATACACCACCTTTTGAACCAACCGTACGCGATGGTAAAATTTACGCCCGTGGCGCTTGTGATGATAAAGGACAGTTTTATATGCATGTAAAAGCATTCGAACTGATGATGCAAACCAATACCCTGGCTTGTAACGTTAAATTCATGATCGAAGGCGAAGAGGAGGTAGGTTCTGCAAATCTTGGTATTTTTGTAAAAGCCAATGCTGAGCGTTTAAAAGCCGATGTCGTTTTAATTTCTGATACTTCAATGATCAGTATGGAACACCCGTCAATCGAAACCGGTTTACGTGGTTTAGCTTACATGGAAGTTGAAGTGGTTGGTCCGAACCGCGATTTACACTCTGGGGTTTATGGTGGGGCAGTAGCCAATCCGGCCACTATTCTTTGTAAAATGATCGCTTCATTACACGATGAAAATAACCACATTACTATTCCTGCTTTTTATGATAAAGTGCTTGAATTAACCGATGAGGAGAAAAAAGCATTAAATTCTGCACCTTATGACGAAGCTGAATACAAAAAGGATTTAGATATCGAAGAAGTTTGGGGTGAAAAAGGTTATTCAACGCTGGAGCGTACAGGTACCCGTCCAACTTTAGAAGTAAACGGAATTTGGAGCGGTTATATTGGCGAAGGTGCAAAAACCGTATTGCCAAGTAAAGCCAATGCAAAAATTTCTATGCGTTTGGTTCCACACCAGAGCTCAGAAGAAATTGCCGAGATTTTTACCAAACATTTCGAAAGTATTGCACCTAAAAATGTAAAGGTAAAAGTTACCCCTCACCATGGTGGCGAACCTGTGGTAACCCCAACTGATAGTATTGCATACCAGGCAGCAGAAAAAGCAATTGAAGATAGTTTTGGCAAAAAGGCTATTCCAACACGCGGTGGTGGTAGTATTCCAATTGTGGCTTTGTTTGAAGATGTACTGGGAATTAAATCGGTGCTTTTTGGTTTCGGTTTAGATAGCGATGCACTACACTCTCCGAATGAGAAATATGATATTTACAATTATTATAAAGGAATAGAAACTTTGCCTTTATTCCATAAATATTTCGCAGAGCTGAGCAAATAA
- a CDS encoding DUF4440 domain-containing protein, which translates to MNTREQIILNEKRLLTAILNGDVADLNLLLHEDLLFNLPNGITITKAMDLETYTSGSIDVNSIIPSEQQINLINDTAVVSVKIELKAIYASQAIEGIFRYLRVWKLFDQEWKVIAGSCVAI; encoded by the coding sequence ATGAATACCAGGGAACAGATCATTTTAAACGAAAAGAGATTATTAACGGCCATACTGAATGGTGATGTTGCAGACCTTAATCTGCTTTTGCATGAAGATTTACTTTTTAACCTGCCCAATGGAATAACCATAACAAAGGCCATGGATTTGGAAACTTATACATCCGGAAGTATCGATGTAAATTCTATTATCCCCTCTGAACAGCAAATTAACCTGATTAATGATACTGCAGTTGTTAGTGTTAAAATTGAGCTAAAGGCCATATATGCTTCACAAGCTATCGAAGGTATTTTCAGGTATTTGAGAGTCTGGAAGTTGTTTGATCAGGAATGGAAAGTAATTGCCGGAAGTTGTGTGGCCATATAA
- a CDS encoding NAD-dependent dehydratase, translated as MKITLTGSTGNITKPLAEILVAKGHEVKIISSNAERAEEIKSLGAIPLIGSVSDIGFLKAAFSGADAIYTMVPPNFAAPKFRAYIKSIGENYAVAIKESGVKKVVNLSSVGADLPDGTGPIAGLHDVENIFATLNGVDVKHLHAGYFYINFLANIDMVKQANILGSNFGADAKLVLVHPRNIAEVAAEVLESNFTGKSVQYVASDDESTPADVAKILGAAVDKPELPWIEFSDEDAFNGMVGAGLPEEIAKNYVEMGDAIRSNKLFVDYYKNRPVLGNIKLKDFAAEFAAAYQD; from the coding sequence ATGAAAATAACATTAACAGGATCAACAGGTAATATTACAAAGCCACTTGCCGAAATATTGGTAGCTAAAGGTCACGAAGTAAAAATTATTAGCAGCAATGCTGAGAGAGCCGAAGAAATTAAATCGCTGGGTGCAATACCATTAATTGGTAGTGTAAGCGATATCGGATTTTTAAAAGCGGCCTTTTCTGGGGCTGATGCCATTTACACCATGGTTCCGCCGAATTTTGCAGCACCAAAATTTAGGGCATATATTAAAAGTATTGGCGAAAATTATGCTGTTGCCATTAAAGAATCAGGTGTTAAAAAAGTAGTGAATTTAAGTAGCGTAGGTGCAGACCTGCCGGATGGAACTGGTCCTATTGCCGGATTACACGATGTAGAAAATATTTTTGCTACATTAAATGGGGTAGATGTAAAACATTTGCATGCTGGTTATTTCTACATTAACTTTTTAGCCAATATTGATATGGTTAAACAGGCAAACATTTTAGGGTCTAATTTTGGTGCTGATGCAAAATTAGTTTTGGTGCATCCGCGTAATATTGCAGAGGTAGCCGCTGAAGTATTGGAAAGTAATTTTACAGGTAAAAGCGTACAGTATGTCGCCAGTGATGATGAAAGTACGCCAGCCGATGTTGCAAAAATATTAGGTGCTGCAGTCGATAAGCCGGAATTACCATGGATAGAATTTAGCGATGAAGATGCATTTAACGGAATGGTAGGAGCGGGTTTACCGGAAGAAATAGCCAAAAACTACGTAGAAATGGGCGATGCGATAAGAAGCAATAAACTTTTTGTAGATTATTATAAAAACAGGCCCGTTTTAGGTAACATTAAGCTTAAAGATTTTGCGGCTGAGTTTGCTGCGGCATACCAGGATTAA
- a CDS encoding transcriptional regulator, which produces MTAVKESSTRNFNKGIALTSCPVTFVMEKIGGYWKPIIIFHLMSGPKRYSELKRAIPQITEKMLIQHLKQLQNDELVYRDAQAVVPPVVTYSLTTSGQDLFEVLDSMVDWAVKNGSV; this is translated from the coding sequence ATGACAGCTGTTAAAGAAAGTTCGACCCGTAATTTTAATAAAGGCATAGCGCTAACCAGCTGTCCTGTTACTTTTGTAATGGAAAAAATTGGTGGTTATTGGAAACCGATTATTATTTTTCATTTAATGAGCGGACCAAAACGCTACAGCGAGTTAAAACGTGCAATACCACAGATCACTGAAAAAATGCTTATACAACACTTAAAGCAATTGCAAAATGATGAACTTGTTTATAGAGATGCGCAAGCAGTTGTTCCGCCGGTAGTTACCTACAGCCTCACAACATCGGGGCAGGATCTTTTTGAGGTATTGGATTCAATGGTAGATTGGGCCGTTAAAAACGGATCGGTTTAA
- a CDS encoding ATP-dependent DNA helicase has translation MDYLAGLNPQQRAAVENTKGPVMIVAGAGSGKTRVITFRVAHLIQTGTDPFNILVLTFTNKASKDMRERISKVVGAEAKNIWMGTFHSVFAKILRVEAEKIGYPSNFTIYDTDDSKSVIRAILKEMQLDDKLYAANFVFNRISSAKNNLISWGEYQANDQIQAEDIQNKRPLIGQIYETYAKRCFRAGAMDFDDLLFKTNILLKEHPDVLNKYQQKFRYLMVDEYQDTNFSQYTIVKKLAAAYQNICVVGDDAQSIYAFRGANIQNILNFERDYPDLKVYKLEQNYRSTQNIVDAASSIIANNKNQLEKNVFSDNEPGDRIKVSRAFTDNEEGKLVAEAIIQERSTKGYQHNDFAILYRTNAQSRAMEEGLRKLNIPYRIYGGQSFYQRKEIKDLIAYFRLTFNPKDEEAIKRVINYPKRGIGDTSIDKIIVAADQHGKTMWDVISNAHEYVDGRLANQLNDFAMMVQSFQAEAKKLDAYDTALFIAQHAGILKELYTDDSVEGRARYENIQELLNGIKEFAEREDIEEKGLDIFMQDVALLTNDDKDGDKNKDTVSLMTIHSAKGLEFKNVFIVGLEENLFPSQMSLTNRTDLEEERRLFYVAITRAEVKLTLTYATSRYRWGTLTNCEPSRFINEISPKFLELDVKPAKSTSFDGNFDDDRKTWTSQPRDFFSKPKPAAGATTSAPPVRPKTTSLLAKAHVPTPGFTPSQPHEFQGGMEVEHEKFGFGKIISLEGTLPDVKATVFFQGLGNKQLLLKFAKLMIVK, from the coding sequence TTGGATTATTTAGCAGGATTAAACCCACAACAAAGAGCAGCAGTAGAGAACACAAAAGGACCAGTAATGATTGTTGCAGGTGCAGGTTCGGGCAAAACCAGGGTAATTACATTTCGTGTAGCCCACCTTATCCAAACCGGTACTGATCCATTTAACATTCTGGTTTTAACCTTTACCAACAAGGCGAGTAAAGATATGCGTGAGCGTATTAGTAAAGTGGTTGGTGCAGAGGCAAAGAACATTTGGATGGGTACTTTTCACTCTGTTTTTGCGAAAATTTTAAGGGTAGAGGCCGAAAAAATCGGTTATCCGAGCAATTTTACCATTTATGATACGGATGATAGTAAAAGTGTAATCCGTGCGATTTTGAAAGAAATGCAGCTGGATGATAAATTATATGCAGCGAACTTTGTTTTCAATAGAATTTCATCAGCTAAAAATAATCTAATTTCCTGGGGCGAATATCAGGCTAACGACCAGATACAGGCCGAAGATATCCAGAATAAACGTCCGTTGATTGGCCAGATTTACGAAACCTATGCTAAACGCTGTTTTAGAGCAGGTGCCATGGATTTCGACGATTTACTGTTCAAAACCAATATTTTATTGAAAGAACATCCGGATGTTTTAAATAAATACCAGCAGAAATTCAGGTACCTGATGGTGGATGAGTATCAGGATACCAACTTTTCGCAGTATACCATTGTGAAAAAACTGGCTGCTGCTTATCAGAACATCTGTGTGGTAGGTGATGATGCTCAGAGTATTTATGCCTTCCGTGGTGCAAACATCCAGAACATTTTAAATTTCGAACGCGATTATCCTGATTTAAAGGTTTATAAATTGGAGCAGAATTACCGTTCTACCCAAAATATTGTAGATGCAGCCAGCAGTATTATTGCCAACAATAAAAACCAGCTCGAAAAAAATGTTTTCTCGGATAATGAACCTGGCGACCGCATTAAGGTTTCGCGGGCTTTTACCGATAATGAAGAAGGTAAATTAGTTGCCGAAGCCATTATTCAGGAGCGCAGCACTAAAGGTTACCAGCACAACGATTTCGCCATTTTGTATCGTACCAACGCGCAAAGCAGGGCTATGGAAGAAGGTTTACGCAAATTAAACATCCCTTACAGGATATATGGCGGTCAATCTTTCTACCAGCGCAAAGAGATTAAAGATTTAATTGCTTACTTCCGTTTAACCTTTAATCCGAAGGATGAAGAGGCTATAAAGCGTGTCATTAATTATCCTAAACGTGGTATTGGCGATACCTCTATTGATAAAATTATTGTTGCGGCAGACCAGCATGGAAAAACCATGTGGGATGTAATTTCAAACGCACACGAATATGTAGATGGGCGTTTAGCCAATCAATTGAACGATTTTGCCATGATGGTGCAAAGCTTTCAGGCAGAGGCAAAAAAGCTCGATGCCTATGATACTGCTTTATTTATTGCCCAACATGCAGGTATTTTAAAAGAATTATATACCGATGATAGTGTTGAAGGACGTGCGAGATACGAAAATATTCAAGAATTATTAAACGGTATTAAGGAATTTGCGGAGCGCGAAGACATTGAAGAGAAAGGTTTGGATATCTTTATGCAGGATGTTGCGCTTTTAACCAATGATGATAAAGATGGAGATAAGAATAAGGATACGGTTTCTTTAATGACGATCCACTCAGCTAAAGGTTTGGAGTTTAAAAACGTGTTTATCGTAGGACTGGAAGAAAACCTGTTCCCCTCACAAATGTCGTTAACCAACCGAACTGATTTAGAAGAGGAGCGCCGTTTGTTTTATGTGGCCATTACCCGTGCCGAAGTGAAACTGACACTTACTTACGCTACTTCCCGATACCGCTGGGGAACTTTAACCAACTGTGAACCAAGTCGTTTCATCAACGAAATTAGTCCGAAGTTTTTAGAATTGGATGTTAAACCGGCAAAATCAACTAGTTTCGACGGAAACTTTGATGACGACCGCAAAACATGGACCTCGCAACCACGCGATTTCTTTAGCAAACCGAAACCAGCGGCCGGCGCAACTACTTCTGCCCCACCAGTCCGTCCGAAAACAACCTCGTTACTGGCAAAAGCACACGTGCCAACACCAGGCTTTACCCCATCGCAACCACATGAATTTCAGGGCGGTATGGAAGTGGAGCACGAAAAATTCGGTTTCGGAAAAATTATCAGCTTAGAAGGAACTTTGCCCGATGTTAAGGCAACTGTATTCTTCCAGGGTTTAGGTAATAAACAGCTATTGCTTAAATTTGCCAAGCTGATGATTGTAAAATAA